From Gimesia panareensis, the proteins below share one genomic window:
- a CDS encoding Gfo/Idh/MocA family protein, whose product MSQAKAVRWGVIGLGWFGEVHADNLAEMPDIELTALCTRRPDRLNEVADRLNVSKRYTDYHELLADPDIDVVSITTHIYDHREIAIDALRSGKHVLLEKPMAPTLADCEQILEAAGQSDGLFMVGHICRFDPRVTIAKQAIEEGRIGKIISMHARRNLSKAIGETVLDDISALMGDGIHDADLMLWFSQSKVSTVYAQEVHPGKNKYPDAGWSIARLDSGAVAVVESVWHLPETTPFTIDARMEIIGTEGALYINCGEAGLAIHDAQGVKLPDTMYWPRPLGNYFGVLKEELRYFANCVRKGEPPRRITPAESAAAVAWMEAATESAQTGTVITF is encoded by the coding sequence GTGAGTCAGGCAAAGGCGGTTCGATGGGGCGTGATAGGGCTGGGATGGTTTGGTGAAGTTCATGCCGATAATCTGGCAGAGATGCCGGATATTGAATTGACCGCACTCTGCACTCGCAGACCAGATCGCTTGAACGAAGTGGCTGACCGGCTGAATGTCTCGAAGCGATATACTGACTATCATGAATTACTGGCTGATCCTGATATCGATGTGGTGAGTATTACCACCCACATTTATGATCATCGTGAGATCGCCATTGATGCCTTGCGGAGTGGTAAGCATGTCCTTCTGGAAAAACCGATGGCGCCAACGCTGGCGGACTGCGAGCAGATTCTGGAAGCAGCCGGTCAGTCAGACGGATTGTTTATGGTGGGGCACATTTGCCGGTTCGATCCCCGAGTGACGATTGCAAAGCAGGCGATTGAAGAGGGACGGATCGGAAAGATTATTTCGATGCATGCCCGTCGGAATCTGTCGAAGGCCATTGGTGAAACGGTGCTCGATGATATTTCGGCACTGATGGGAGATGGAATCCATGATGCAGACCTGATGCTCTGGTTCAGTCAGTCGAAGGTGTCTACGGTTTATGCTCAGGAGGTTCATCCTGGTAAGAATAAGTATCCGGATGCCGGCTGGTCGATAGCCCGACTTGACAGTGGTGCGGTAGCAGTAGTTGAGTCAGTCTGGCATCTGCCGGAAACCACGCCGTTCACGATTGACGCTCGCATGGAAATCATCGGCACGGAGGGGGCACTCTACATCAACTGTGGTGAGGCGGGGCTGGCGATCCATGATGCACAAGGAGTAAAACTGCCCGATACCATGTACTGGCCCCGTCCTCTGGGGAATTATTTTGGAGTGTTAAAGGAAGAGTTGCGCTATTTTGCCAACTGCGTCCGCAAGGGCGAACCTCCTCGGCGGATCACACCCGCTGAATCTGCTGCCGCTGTCGCCTGGATGGAAGCGGCAACGGAGTCAGCACAAACAGGGACTGTGATTACATTTTGA